A stretch of the Dasania marina DSM 21967 genome encodes the following:
- a CDS encoding acyl-CoA thioesterase: MKFFSRRLVKHEDLNPADRLFGGRLLAWIDEEAAIYAACQLHSKRIVTKFISEINFVAPGDLGDVIEFGLDVVSLGTSSITLSCEVRNKENKQTIIRVDKMVFVCLDTKGKPQNHGIVMSDPFKECLAAS, from the coding sequence ATGAAATTTTTTAGCCGTCGCTTAGTTAAACATGAAGACCTCAACCCAGCAGACCGACTCTTTGGTGGCAGGCTACTCGCTTGGATAGATGAAGAAGCCGCTATTTATGCTGCTTGCCAGCTACACAGCAAACGCATAGTCACCAAGTTTATCTCGGAGATCAATTTCGTTGCTCCCGGTGATCTTGGCGATGTTATTGAGTTTGGCCTAGATGTTGTTTCGCTAGGCACTAGTTCCATTACCCTTAGTTGTGAAGTTCGTAACAAAGAAAACAAACAAACGATCATTCGCGTAGATAAAATGGTTTTTGTTTGCTTGGATACAAAGGGGAAACCACAGAACCACGGCATAGTAATGAGTGACCCGTTTAAGGAATGTCTAGCTGCCAGCTAA
- a CDS encoding MAPEG family protein, with amino-acid sequence MPTVSLAISGLYIALTTLLVLSLAMRVSALRMKFKVSIGDGKHQLLQLAIRSHANAVEYVPLALLLLITLENTWQLPLVTHAMGALLFVGRALHATGLSQNANSSTSRLLGTLFTWLMMALSGIAIIVFYGLNAA; translated from the coding sequence ATGCCTACGGTAAGCCTCGCCATCTCCGGCCTGTATATCGCCCTAACCACCCTGCTGGTATTAAGCCTAGCCATGCGGGTGTCAGCGCTGCGGATGAAATTTAAGGTCAGCATAGGGGATGGTAAACATCAGCTTTTGCAACTGGCCATACGCAGCCACGCCAATGCGGTGGAGTACGTGCCGCTGGCTTTATTATTGTTGATCACCTTAGAAAACACCTGGCAGTTGCCGCTAGTGACTCATGCCATGGGCGCGCTGTTATTTGTAGGCCGCGCCCTGCACGCAACAGGCCTAAGTCAAAATGCTAACTCCAGCACCTCCCGTTTGTTGGGCACGCTGTTTACTTGGCTGATGATGGCATTATCGGGTATAGCGATTATTGTTTTTTATGGCCTCAACGCCGCCTAG
- a CDS encoding pentapeptide repeat-containing protein, with the protein MTTPTIYQDPLYQLLRSEKISAFNSKKSSLDSSKLTSGDYRGLDLRKMECDGLDFSDAYFRGADLRGVDFRNTNLEGASFCEAKISGCYFPKQLSVAEITMSVERGTRVRYSD; encoded by the coding sequence ATGACTACACCCACTATCTACCAAGATCCGCTGTATCAATTATTACGCAGTGAAAAAATTAGCGCCTTTAATAGCAAAAAAAGCAGCTTAGATAGCAGCAAGCTAACCAGTGGCGACTATCGCGGCTTGGACTTACGTAAGATGGAGTGTGATGGCTTAGATTTTAGTGATGCGTATTTTCGGGGGGCCGATTTAAGAGGGGTGGATTTTCGCAATACCAACTTGGAGGGGGCAAGTTTTTGTGAGGCCAAAATTTCTGGCTGTTATTTTCCCAAACAACTCAGCGTTGCTGAAATCACCATGAGTGTGGAACGCGGCACTCGCGTACGCTACAGCGATTAA
- a CDS encoding peroxiredoxin: MSRRVPDVVFKTRVRDESIAHENPFRWEDKTTADIFAGKNIVVVALPGAFTPTCSSTHLPGYEAKYEELKAKGVDEVYCISVNDAFSMFQWSKNLGITKVKMLPDGNGDFTRLMGMLVKKQNLGFGDRSWRYSMHVVDGEIKQQFVEPGMMDNCPEDPFGASDVDTMLKSL, encoded by the coding sequence ATGAGCCGCAGAGTCCCCGACGTCGTTTTTAAAACCCGTGTACGCGACGAAAGCATAGCCCACGAAAATCCCTTCCGCTGGGAAGATAAAACCACTGCAGATATTTTTGCCGGTAAAAACATTGTGGTAGTCGCCTTGCCTGGCGCGTTCACCCCTACCTGCTCTAGCACCCACTTGCCCGGCTACGAAGCCAAGTACGAAGAGTTAAAAGCCAAGGGTGTGGATGAGGTTTACTGCATTAGCGTAAACGATGCCTTTAGCATGTTTCAATGGTCTAAAAACCTAGGCATTACAAAGGTCAAAATGTTGCCTGATGGCAATGGTGATTTCACCCGCCTAATGGGCATGTTAGTGAAAAAACAAAACCTAGGTTTTGGTGATCGTTCATGGCGCTACTCTATGCATGTGGTAGATGGCGAAATAAAGCAGCAATTTGTAGAGCCCGGTATGATGGATAACTGCCCTGAAGATCCTTTCGGAGCAAGTGACGTCGATACTATGCTTAAGAGTCTTTAG
- a CDS encoding aminoacyl-tRNA deacylase produces the protein MPSKLLLDYLQRTGAQYQQVQHPLTFTAAQLAEYAHLNGSSLAKVTMVKLDNELAMVVLPASHTVHCDLLANALMVAKVEVASEKDFGHRFPRCALGAIPPFGHLFGVTAYMMPIFDEYSSIAFNAGSHTEMIIMPFREYERVAHVDTVPRGVVPPSWSNVCELGSVHRRLLRSH, from the coding sequence GTGCCAAGTAAATTATTGCTAGATTATTTGCAAAGAACAGGGGCGCAGTATCAACAGGTTCAACACCCTTTAACCTTTACCGCCGCGCAATTAGCAGAGTATGCCCACCTCAACGGCAGCAGCTTGGCTAAGGTGACTATGGTCAAATTAGACAATGAGCTAGCCATGGTGGTGTTGCCAGCCAGCCATACCGTGCATTGCGATTTGCTGGCTAACGCGCTGATGGTGGCAAAGGTTGAGGTGGCCAGTGAGAAAGACTTTGGCCACCGTTTTCCCCGTTGTGCTTTAGGCGCCATTCCCCCTTTTGGGCACTTATTTGGTGTGACAGCCTATATGATGCCTATCTTCGATGAGTATTCTTCTATCGCCTTCAACGCAGGCTCCCACACCGAAATGATTATTATGCCGTTTCGGGAGTATGAGCGTGTCGCCCATGTAGATACCGTACCCAGAGGGGTGGTGCCACCCAGCTGGTCAAATGTGTGTGAGCTGGGTAGCGTACATAGGCGCTTACTGCGCAGCCATTAA
- a CDS encoding DNA polymerase II, with the protein MAEQQLQGFILSRHWRDTRQGIELRFWLATAQGAKQLIFSGQEAVFFLPVEQLDAASALLKPWRNWHSKAGQLRNFSMQPVVAFYFQQQRDMRAASDLLLANGYSPLECDIKPSDRFLMERFIRGGVALRGQPQGESLVNPEIKACDYRPALKCLSIDIETAMEGLSLYSISAYAMQGERSISVTFMVSDEPVNDTVQHYPNELLVLQAFLVWLQAYDPDIIMGWNVVNFDCWFLAQLCEQYRIPFTLGRDGSVPHWRLLDEEGGRRACAVAGRVIIDGIELLKAATYRFESFALNAVAKEVLGDAKLIQGQHRGDTITELFLHDKAALALYNVHDCKLVWDIFVQLHLMEFAIARTCSTGLPLDRIGGSVASFDFRYLPLLHRQGFVAPNGHLNDEVEASPGGFVMESLPGLYEHVLVLDFKSLYPSIIRSFKIDPMGMAIGLHSELDQSELVPGFKGAWFAKQPSILPDLIEELWAWRDQAKASEDQPLSQAIKIIMNSFYGVLGSGGCRFFDPRLATSITKRGHQIIQQTAEHLEKQLVQGQQGKVIYGDTDSVFVWLPQAQSNQQAQLIGAELAVLLNRWWQQRLQKEYGISCALEIEFETHFQKFLMPTMRGSDLGSKKRYAGVIERDGEKKLIFKGLENVRTDWTPLARQLQETIYRQVFFEQPYQQTLHNTVAQLQAGELDAQLVYRKRLRRKLKDYQRNIPPHVQAAQKLAARGDDVRRGDWVEYVITLNGAEPVKYQQSRIDYQHYIDKQLAPAVDSVLYFLSDSLAQVTSQQLSIF; encoded by the coding sequence GTGGCTGAGCAACAATTACAAGGCTTTATTCTTAGTCGCCATTGGCGCGATACTCGCCAGGGTATAGAGCTGCGTTTTTGGTTAGCCACTGCGCAGGGTGCTAAGCAGCTAATTTTTAGCGGCCAAGAGGCGGTGTTTTTTTTGCCCGTCGAGCAGTTGGATGCGGCTAGCGCCTTACTCAAGCCTTGGCGTAATTGGCATAGCAAAGCGGGGCAGTTGCGCAATTTTTCGATGCAGCCGGTGGTGGCGTTTTATTTTCAACAGCAAAGGGACATGCGCGCCGCCAGCGATTTGCTGTTGGCTAATGGCTACAGCCCTTTAGAGTGCGATATTAAACCCAGCGACCGTTTTTTAATGGAGCGTTTTATACGCGGCGGCGTAGCACTGCGCGGCCAGCCCCAGGGCGAAAGCTTAGTAAACCCCGAAATTAAAGCCTGCGATTATCGCCCCGCCTTAAAATGCCTATCCATAGACATAGAAACCGCCATGGAAGGGTTAAGCCTATACTCCATTTCAGCTTACGCCATGCAGGGCGAGCGCAGCATCAGCGTTACCTTTATGGTTAGCGATGAGCCGGTTAACGACACAGTGCAGCATTACCCCAACGAGCTATTAGTGTTACAAGCTTTTTTAGTTTGGCTGCAAGCCTACGACCCCGACATTATAATGGGTTGGAATGTGGTCAATTTTGACTGCTGGTTTTTAGCGCAGCTGTGCGAGCAATACCGTATCCCCTTTACTTTGGGGCGCGATGGAAGTGTACCTCACTGGCGTTTATTAGACGAAGAGGGCGGGCGCAGAGCCTGTGCAGTAGCCGGCAGGGTGATTATCGATGGCATAGAATTGCTTAAGGCAGCCACTTATCGATTTGAAAGTTTTGCCCTTAATGCTGTGGCCAAAGAAGTGTTGGGTGACGCCAAACTTATTCAAGGCCAGCACCGTGGCGACACCATCACCGAATTATTTCTGCACGATAAAGCCGCCTTAGCTTTATATAATGTGCACGACTGCAAGCTGGTGTGGGATATTTTTGTTCAGCTTCATCTTATGGAATTTGCCATTGCCCGCACCTGTTCTACCGGCCTGCCTTTAGATCGCATAGGCGGCTCGGTGGCGTCCTTTGATTTTCGCTACCTGCCCTTATTGCATAGGCAGGGTTTTGTTGCGCCCAATGGTCACTTAAACGATGAAGTAGAGGCCAGCCCCGGCGGCTTTGTGATGGAGTCACTGCCCGGCCTGTATGAGCATGTGTTGGTGTTGGATTTTAAAAGCCTATACCCCTCGATTATTCGCAGTTTTAAAATCGACCCCATGGGCATGGCCATAGGCCTACACAGTGAGCTAGACCAAAGCGAGTTAGTACCCGGCTTTAAAGGTGCATGGTTTGCCAAACAGCCCAGCATATTGCCCGATCTTATCGAAGAGTTGTGGGCCTGGCGCGACCAAGCCAAAGCCAGTGAGGATCAGCCGCTATCGCAGGCTATCAAAATCATTATGAATTCTTTTTACGGCGTGTTGGGTTCTGGCGGCTGTCGGTTTTTTGATCCGCGCCTAGCGACCTCCATCACCAAACGCGGCCATCAAATTATTCAACAAACCGCCGAGCACTTAGAGAAACAACTCGTGCAAGGGCAGCAGGGCAAAGTGATATACGGCGATACCGACTCGGTGTTTGTGTGGTTGCCGCAGGCGCAAAGCAATCAGCAGGCGCAGCTTATTGGTGCCGAGTTAGCCGTATTACTCAATCGTTGGTGGCAGCAGCGCTTGCAAAAAGAGTACGGTATTAGCTGCGCCTTAGAGATAGAGTTTGAAACCCACTTTCAAAAGTTTTTAATGCCCACCATGCGCGGCTCCGATCTGGGCAGTAAAAAGCGCTATGCGGGTGTGATAGAACGCGATGGTGAAAAAAAGCTTATCTTTAAAGGACTAGAAAACGTACGTACCGATTGGACGCCTCTGGCTAGGCAGTTACAAGAAACCATTTATCGCCAAGTATTTTTTGAGCAACCCTATCAACAAACCTTACATAACACCGTGGCACAATTACAAGCCGGCGAGTTGGATGCGCAACTGGTGTATCGCAAACGCCTACGCCGTAAGTTAAAAGACTATCAACGTAATATCCCGCCCCATGTGCAGGCCGCACAAAAGTTAGCGGCCCGTGGTGACGATGTTAGGCGCGGCGATTGGGTAGAATACGTGATTACCCTAAACGGGGCCGAGCCGGTAAAATACCAGCAGTCGCGTATAGACTACCAACACTATATTGATAAGCAGCTAGCGCCAGCGGTAGACAGTGTTCTCTATTTTTTAAGCGATAGCCTTGCCCAAGTAACCAGTCAGCAATTATCTATTTTTTAA
- a CDS encoding SDR family oxidoreductase, with protein sequence MDLGIKGKRALVCASSKGLGRGCAEALAAEGVNLIINGRTSETLEATAAHIRQHYGVDVIAIAADITTVEGRTAVLAAATDIDILVTNAGGPPPGMWSDWQRDDFIAALDANMLTPIALMQALIPHMINQGWGRIINITSGSVKAPIPVLGLSNSARAGLTGFVAGTARQVAPHGVTINNLLPGLHATDRAVELDSAAAKKQSITVDDAKQQRCATIPSRRYGTAQEFGASCAYLCSQHAGFIVGQNILLDGGAINSTL encoded by the coding sequence ATGGATTTAGGTATTAAAGGTAAGCGCGCGCTGGTTTGCGCATCATCAAAGGGTTTAGGCCGCGGTTGCGCCGAGGCTCTGGCTGCCGAAGGGGTTAATCTCATCATCAACGGCCGCACTAGTGAAACACTGGAGGCCACCGCTGCCCATATACGCCAGCATTACGGTGTCGACGTCATCGCCATAGCCGCTGATATTACTACAGTCGAAGGCCGCACCGCGGTGTTAGCCGCCGCCACGGATATCGATATTTTAGTGACCAATGCCGGCGGGCCACCGCCGGGTATGTGGAGTGATTGGCAGCGCGATGATTTTATTGCAGCACTTGATGCCAACATGCTCACCCCCATTGCCTTAATGCAGGCGCTGATACCGCATATGATTAACCAAGGCTGGGGCCGCATCATCAATATTACCAGCGGCTCAGTAAAGGCCCCTATTCCGGTGCTAGGCCTTTCCAACTCGGCCCGCGCCGGCCTTACAGGCTTTGTCGCCGGCACTGCACGCCAGGTTGCCCCTCACGGTGTAACAATAAACAATTTATTACCGGGCTTACACGCCACCGATAGAGCCGTCGAATTAGATAGCGCGGCAGCCAAAAAGCAAAGCATCACCGTAGATGACGCCAAGCAACAACGCTGCGCCACCATACCCTCTCGCCGCTACGGCACCGCGCAAGAGTTTGGAGCCAGCTGTGCGTATTTATGCTCACAACATGCCGGTTTTATTGTGGGGCAAAATATTTTGCTGGATGGCGGCGCCATTAACAGCACGCTGTAA
- a CDS encoding MORN repeat-containing protein gives MKKIIFTMCLMASFAHGSDNPVDYCKVDYAENGSVKGTYRGQCVNNQPQGVGAVDYYNGDKLEGKFNKGRLVGAATLTAAVGDVYKGLIVNGKRQGEGSYQWARGSSYVGEWSEDMRHGQGVFTWNNGTRFEGEFRDNKRYTGKLYSNNGRIVKCRRGVCR, from the coding sequence ATGAAAAAAATAATATTTACGATGTGTTTAATGGCGTCGTTCGCTCACGGTTCGGATAACCCAGTGGATTACTGCAAAGTGGATTATGCAGAGAATGGTAGCGTTAAGGGAACGTATCGTGGGCAATGTGTCAATAATCAACCGCAGGGTGTAGGTGCGGTTGATTATTACAACGGCGACAAATTAGAAGGTAAGTTTAACAAAGGGCGTTTAGTAGGCGCGGCCACCTTAACTGCGGCGGTAGGCGATGTGTACAAAGGCCTGATTGTTAATGGTAAGCGTCAAGGCGAAGGTAGTTATCAGTGGGCCCGCGGTAGTAGCTATGTGGGTGAGTGGTCTGAGGATATGCGTCACGGCCAGGGGGTGTTTACCTGGAATAACGGTACCCGCTTTGAAGGTGAGTTTCGTGATAATAAACGGTATACCGGTAAATTGTATTCCAACAATGGCCGCATTGTTAAATGCCGCAGAGGTGTGTGTCGATAG
- a CDS encoding class 1 fructose-bisphosphatase, translated as MRSLSSQLHLDHSSTDLSILINCLAVACKDIASRLQQGAMAGILGSAGAENVQGETQKKLDVIANDILKDYLLDSGVVRALASEEEEDIVECSKLGNYLVSFDPLDGSSNIDINSMVGTIFSIYETTAGGSVSSQDFLQPGRNQIAAGYVLYGPSVMLVLTTGNGVKMYTLDQRIGEFLLTDEQVKVDTDTKEFAINMSNQRHWAAPMQSYVGDLLAGQEGPRGKNFNMRWVAAMVADVHRILCRGGLFAYPWDQREPEKAGKLRLMYEANPMGMLIEQAGGKAYTDQGPILDIQPEHIHQRVPVILGAANEVDACLAYHQKP; from the coding sequence ATGCGCAGCCTAAGCAGCCAACTACACCTAGATCACAGCTCTACCGACCTCAGCATACTCATTAACTGCCTAGCCGTGGCTTGCAAAGACATAGCCTCACGACTACAGCAGGGGGCTATGGCGGGCATATTAGGGTCAGCTGGCGCAGAGAACGTACAAGGTGAAACCCAGAAAAAGCTGGATGTGATTGCCAACGATATTTTAAAAGACTATTTGCTAGACAGTGGCGTGGTGCGCGCGCTGGCCTCAGAAGAAGAGGAGGATATTGTTGAGTGCAGCAAGCTGGGTAACTACCTAGTGTCTTTCGACCCGCTGGATGGCTCTTCCAACATAGACATTAACAGCATGGTGGGCACCATTTTTTCCATCTACGAAACCACCGCTGGCGGCAGCGTTAGCAGCCAAGACTTTTTGCAGCCCGGCCGCAACCAAATTGCCGCAGGCTATGTATTGTATGGCCCCTCTGTTATGTTAGTGCTCACTACCGGAAACGGTGTGAAGATGTATACGCTGGATCAGCGCATAGGCGAATTCTTACTTACCGATGAGCAGGTTAAGGTGGACACCGACACCAAAGAGTTTGCCATTAACATGTCCAACCAGCGCCACTGGGCCGCTCCTATGCAGAGCTATGTGGGCGATTTACTGGCCGGGCAGGAAGGCCCACGGGGTAAGAACTTTAATATGCGCTGGGTGGCCGCCATGGTAGCCGACGTGCACCGCATCCTGTGCCGCGGCGGCTTGTTTGCCTACCCCTGGGACCAGCGCGAGCCTGAAAAGGCCGGTAAGCTGCGCCTAATGTATGAAGCCAACCCCATGGGCATGCTGATAGAGCAAGCCGGCGGCAAAGCCTATACCGACCAAGGCCCGATACTGGACATACAACCTGAACATATACACCAGCGTGTGCCGGTTATTTTAGGGGCAGCTAATGAAGTGGACGCCTGCTTGGCTTACCACCAAAAGCCCTAA
- a CDS encoding alkaline phosphatase, producing the protein MYKQMSVGLAALWLSSVAVAAELTPWYQQGQAALQQAIGQTVNTSRAKNIILFVGDGMGVSTVTAARIYQGQLQGLAGEQHRLFFETLPYTALSKTYNSNQQTADSAGTMSAMMTGVKTKAGFIALNERPQRGDCVAALANQQTTFLEQAEQAGMATGVVTTARITHATPAATYAHSPERGWESDFDMPAAAKQQGCKDIAAQLLVFELGDGIDVVLGGGRRNFLPVAKPGVDNNTFNGVRRDGRNLINEWQAKYPQGSYVTNQQQLQALNTSSTAQVLGLFSDSHLPYALSRNADSSEPRLVDMTSKAIELLSRNQQGYFLMVEGGRIDHGHHGNSAKKALTETLELAEAIEQAYRMTSAEETLIIVTADHSHVLTMAGYPTRGNPILGKVVVNDEQGNPMPQPDLALDGKPYTTLAYANGEVAMNKKTILPRESVSAVNTEADDYTQQALVPLLYGESHGGEDVAIYASGPWAHLFRGVQEQHYIYHVMRHAAQLDSRSSSE; encoded by the coding sequence ATGTATAAGCAAATGAGTGTCGGCTTAGCGGCGTTGTGGTTAAGCAGTGTGGCGGTGGCCGCAGAGTTAACCCCTTGGTATCAACAGGGCCAAGCGGCGTTACAACAGGCTATTGGCCAAACCGTCAATACCAGCCGGGCAAAAAACATTATTTTATTTGTTGGTGATGGTATGGGTGTGTCCACGGTTACCGCCGCCAGAATTTATCAAGGTCAGTTACAGGGCTTGGCTGGTGAACAGCATCGTTTGTTTTTTGAAACCCTGCCTTATACCGCCTTATCTAAAACCTATAACAGCAATCAACAAACCGCCGACTCGGCGGGCACCATGTCGGCGATGATGACTGGGGTAAAAACCAAGGCCGGTTTTATCGCCCTTAACGAGCGGCCGCAGCGGGGCGATTGCGTTGCTGCCTTAGCCAATCAACAAACAACTTTTTTAGAACAGGCCGAACAAGCTGGCATGGCTACCGGCGTGGTAACTACTGCGCGCATTACCCATGCCACGCCAGCGGCCACCTATGCCCACAGCCCCGAGCGTGGCTGGGAGAGTGATTTTGATATGCCCGCTGCGGCTAAGCAGCAAGGCTGTAAAGATATCGCCGCGCAATTGCTGGTCTTTGAGTTAGGTGACGGTATAGACGTAGTACTAGGAGGCGGCCGACGTAATTTTTTACCAGTTGCTAAGCCCGGTGTTGATAACAATACCTTTAACGGCGTGCGCCGCGATGGCCGCAATCTTATTAATGAATGGCAGGCCAAATATCCGCAAGGTAGTTACGTCACTAACCAGCAACAACTGCAGGCGCTAAACACCAGCAGTACAGCGCAGGTATTGGGCTTGTTCAGCGATTCGCATCTGCCTTACGCCCTCAGCCGTAACGCCGATAGCAGCGAACCGCGATTGGTGGATATGACTAGCAAAGCCATAGAGTTATTATCGCGCAATCAACAAGGTTATTTTTTAATGGTGGAAGGCGGCCGCATCGACCACGGCCACCACGGTAATAGCGCAAAAAAAGCCTTAACAGAAACCCTAGAGCTTGCCGAGGCCATAGAGCAGGCTTACCGCATGACCAGCGCCGAAGAAACCTTAATTATCGTCACCGCCGACCACAGCCATGTGCTAACCATGGCGGGCTACCCCACCAGAGGCAATCCCATATTAGGCAAGGTGGTGGTGAACGATGAGCAGGGCAACCCCATGCCCCAGCCCGACCTAGCGCTAGATGGCAAACCCTACACCACACTGGCCTACGCCAATGGCGAGGTGGCGATGAATAAAAAAACAATATTACCTAGAGAGAGTGTCAGTGCAGTCAATACCGAAGCTGATGATTATACGCAGCAGGCACTAGTACCTTTACTGTATGGCGAAAGCCACGGCGGCGAAGATGTGGCGATCTACGCCAGCGGCCCCTGGGCGCATTTGTTTCGCGGCGTGCAAGAGCAACACTACATCTACCACGTCATGCGCCACGCCGCGCAACTCGATAGCCGCAGTTCTAGCGAGTAA
- a CDS encoding DUF1570 domain-containing protein produces the protein MLKSLLRIAIVLALITVVSWPFLSDDRKKLLSDMASGEINWQQLQLVNPFTDKTLVRAGPLVGRINQQIGSTDLGKELLAGLHGPQQYRCEPVATRDIRDTSAAKIYRWQDEKGRWHFGDDNRAASQQAEEVGDRYQSKYQYFTLRLLGDDKQLPAFSRDKISAETKQIFTVLSDALAVDYLRQVDLNIRLVASQNDFQQLRDQVAPNLQTNTGFYSTANNEAVIWQAPDSEFMHGVIRHEASHVIMAGLYGYPPVWVNEGIAEYFELLSVQSNAKTIKPNKAWLDHLRQGGTMPLQQYLQLSASDWYAGDQQQMYATAWSLVYFFMAQPERKQFFATMLATMAKNKCQLFASADYMQAHYAQGVAGLQRDWQQWLHTRVNKHYY, from the coding sequence ATGCTGAAATCCCTGCTGCGTATAGCCATAGTGCTAGCGTTAATCACCGTTGTGAGCTGGCCGTTTTTATCTGATGATCGCAAAAAATTATTGAGCGACATGGCCAGTGGCGAAATCAATTGGCAGCAATTGCAGTTGGTGAATCCCTTTACTGACAAAACCCTGGTTAGAGCAGGCCCTTTAGTGGGGCGTATTAATCAGCAAATAGGCAGCACGGATTTGGGTAAAGAGTTATTGGCAGGCTTACACGGCCCCCAGCAGTATCGCTGTGAGCCGGTAGCCACCCGCGATATACGCGACACCAGCGCCGCAAAAATATATCGCTGGCAAGATGAAAAAGGGCGCTGGCATTTTGGTGATGATAACCGCGCGGCCAGCCAGCAAGCCGAAGAAGTCGGTGATCGCTATCAATCCAAATATCAATATTTCACTCTGCGCTTATTGGGCGATGATAAACAGCTACCCGCTTTTAGCCGCGACAAAATCAGTGCCGAAACCAAGCAGATTTTCACCGTGCTCAGCGATGCGCTGGCGGTGGATTACCTCAGGCAAGTTGATTTAAATATACGCTTAGTCGCCAGCCAAAATGATTTTCAACAGCTGCGTGATCAGGTCGCCCCTAATTTACAAACCAATACCGGTTTTTATAGCACCGCCAATAACGAGGCAGTGATATGGCAGGCACCCGATAGCGAGTTTATGCACGGGGTGATACGCCATGAAGCTAGCCATGTGATTATGGCCGGCTTATACGGCTACCCGCCAGTGTGGGTGAACGAAGGTATAGCCGAATATTTTGAACTGCTTAGTGTACAAAGTAATGCTAAAACTATTAAGCCTAATAAAGCCTGGCTAGATCATCTGCGTCAGGGTGGCACTATGCCACTGCAGCAGTATTTACAGCTCTCGGCCAGTGATTGGTATGCCGGTGACCAACAGCAAATGTATGCCACGGCCTGGAGCTTAGTGTACTTTTTTATGGCACAGCCCGAGCGCAAACAGTTTTTTGCGACCATGCTGGCGACTATGGCTAAAAATAAATGTCAGTTGTTTGCCAGCGCCGATTATATGCAGGCACATTATGCGCAAGGTGTTGCGGGCTTACAGCGGGACTGGCAGCAGTGGTTACACACACGCGTCAATAAACACTACTATTAA
- a CDS encoding NAD(P)H-dependent glycerol-3-phosphate dehydrogenase — protein sequence MNVVIVGLGNLGSAVATVLANNGHSVTAWEFNQAVVDEVNLHHKNSVYQPAVAMPSSIVVTSDMQQLNIAQADAIIITLPSRFIEQALTQLAPPESVPLVNMAKGINPDNGETVCQSLQRLFPKHVVAQLSGPSIANEFVSGVVTGFVAASDARPLQLCLASLFNNQHLSVQFCADRLGVELGGVFKNCYALGLGIVNQHARAGLNFTGAYFTQALQEMRTLAVAMGAKSDTFDGIACLGDLIATALSESSHNRKMGELLAQGLSLSQVEQQMGVLAEGHKTLLAMLPLAQRHDVPMPLAQLIDELISDKLSLDDFFSGFNNLLKAPE from the coding sequence ATGAATGTCGTTATAGTGGGTTTGGGCAATTTAGGTTCAGCGGTAGCCACCGTATTAGCTAACAATGGTCACAGTGTTACCGCTTGGGAGTTTAATCAAGCGGTGGTGGATGAGGTTAACCTGCACCATAAAAACAGTGTCTACCAACCGGCAGTGGCTATGCCCAGTAGCATTGTTGTCACCAGTGATATGCAGCAGTTAAATATCGCGCAGGCGGATGCCATCATTATTACCCTACCTTCGCGTTTTATAGAGCAAGCTTTAACCCAGTTAGCGCCGCCAGAGTCTGTGCCTTTGGTGAATATGGCTAAGGGCATTAACCCCGATAATGGCGAAACAGTTTGCCAAAGTTTACAGCGCCTATTCCCTAAGCATGTGGTGGCGCAATTATCGGGGCCATCTATTGCCAATGAATTTGTCAGCGGCGTGGTCACCGGTTTTGTCGCCGCCAGCGATGCACGGCCACTGCAATTATGCCTAGCGTCACTGTTTAATAATCAGCATCTTAGCGTGCAATTTTGTGCTGATCGCTTAGGGGTAGAGTTGGGTGGTGTGTTTAAAAATTGCTACGCACTGGGCTTGGGCATAGTGAATCAACATGCCCGGGCAGGATTAAATTTTACCGGTGCCTATTTTACCCAGGCGCTGCAAGAGATGCGCACCTTGGCCGTCGCTATGGGCGCTAAGAGTGACACCTTTGATGGCATAGCCTGCCTAGGTGATTTAATTGCTACCGCATTAAGTGAAAGCAGCCACAACCGCAAAATGGGTGAGTTGCTGGCGCAGGGTTTAAGCTTGTCGCAGGTGGAGCAGCAGATGGGGGTGCTAGCCGAGGGCCATAAAACCTTATTGGCCATGTTGCCGCTGGCGCAGCGCCATGACGTCCCCATGCCGCTGGCGCAATTAATTGATGAGCTAATCAGCGATAAACTCAGCCTTGATGATTTTTTTAGCGGTTTCAACAACTTACTAAAGGCCCCTGAGTAA